One segment of Thamnophis elegans isolate rThaEle1 chromosome 16, rThaEle1.pri, whole genome shotgun sequence DNA contains the following:
- the UAP1L1 gene encoding UDP-N-acetylhexosamine pyrophosphorylase-like protein 1 isoform X1, with protein MGPPEEAMRERLERAGQPHLLRFWAELGPAEREALLGPLALLEPEELAAHCRLAAQAYARQQQPCPEKLDGRMEPLPPGSGDPEALQRWEEEGLWQISQGKVAALLLAGGQGTRLGVPYPKGMFDVGLPSHKTLYQIQAERIRKVEQLAGQKFGSRCLVPWYIMTSEFTLGPTEKFFRDHHYFNLDESNVILFEQRMLPAVSFDGKVILEEKGKIAMAPDGNGGLYRALVDHKILQDMQRRGVQFVHVYCVDNILVKMADPVFIGFCVSKGADCGAKVVEKAYPAEPVGVVCCVDGAVQVVEYSEIVAETAEERSPDGRLAYWAGNICNHFFSLDFLREVAEQFESQLTPHVAIKKVACVDEEGRRVAPLKPNGIKLEKFVFDVFPFAKNFVAFEVPREEEFSPLKNADTAARDTPTTARRSILSQHYRWAVKAGGRFVAEGGQPIPEKESFAQDEEPPAVCEISPLVSYFGEGLEKYIRGKNLPSPFLLDESKAEFLALPEAGQLNFGEKVPISFKN; from the exons ATGGGGCCGCCGGAGGAGGCGATGCGGGAGCGCTTGGAGCGCGCCGGCCAGCCCCACCTGCTGCGCTTCTGGGCCGAGCTGGGACCGGCGGAGCGGGAGGCGCTACTGGGGCCGCTGGCGCTGCTGGAGCCCGAGGAGCTGGCCGCGCACTGCCGCCTGGCGGCCCAGGCCTACGCCCGCCAGCAACAGCCATGCCCGGAGAAGCTGGACGGCCGCATGGAGCCCCTCCCGCCCGGCAGCGGCGACCCGGAGGCTCTGCAGCGGTGGGAGGAGGAAG GCCTCTGGCAGATCTCCCAGGGCAAGGTGGCGGCGCTGCTGCTGGCTGGCGGGCAAGGGACGCGTTTGGGGGTGCCCTACCCCAAGGGCATGTTCGACGTGGGCCTGCCCAGCCACAAGACCCTCTACCAGATCCAGGCCGAGAGGATCCGCAAAGTGGAGCAGCTGGCAGGCCAGAAGTTTGGCTCGCGGTGCCTGGTGCCCTG GTACATCATGACCAGCGAGTTCACGCTAGGGCCAACGGAGAAATTCTTCCGGGATCATCATTATTTCAACCTGGACGAGTCAAACGTCATCCTGTTTGAGCAGAGGATGCTGCCGGCCGTTTCCTTTGACGGGAAGGTGATCCTGGAGGAGAAGGGCAAGATCGCCATGGCGCCAG ATGGCAACGGTGGCTTGTATCGCGCCCTGGTGGACCACAAGATCCTGCAGGACATGCAGCGACGGGGCGTCCAGTTCGTGCACGTCTACTGCGTGGACAACATCCTGGTCAAAATGGCGGACCCCGTCTTCATCGGCTTCTGCGTCTCGAAAGGAGCAGATTGCGGGGCCAAG GTGGTGGAGAAAGCCTACCCGGCCGAGCCTGTCGGGGTGGTGTGTTGCGTGGACGGAGCCGTTCAGGTGGTGGAGTACAGCGAGATCGTTGCGGAAACGGCCGAGGAACGCAGTCCCGATGGCCGCTTGGCCTACTGGGCAGGAAACATCTGCAACCATTTCTTCAGCCTCGACTTCCTCCGGGAAGTAGCCGA GCAATTCGAGTCACAGCTGACGCCCCATGTGGCCATCAAGAAAGTCGCTTGCGTGGACGAGGAAGGCCGCCGGGTGGCGCCGCTCAAGCCCAACGGGATAAAGCTGGAGAAATTTGTGTTTGACGTCTTCCCATTTGCTAA GAACTTTGTCGCTTTTGAAGTCCCGAGGGAAGAGGAGTTCTCCCCCCTGAAGAACGCAGACACAGCTGCCAGGGACACGCCCACCACGGCACGACGGTCCATCCTGTCTCAGCATTACCGCTGGGCCGTCAAGGCGGGGGGAAGATTCGTGGCAGAGGGCGGGCAGCCGATCCCGGAAAAGGAGAG TTTCGCCCAAGACGAGGAACCACCTGCTGTGTGTGAGATCTCGCCTCTAGTCTCTTACTTTGGAGAG gggCTGGAAAAATATATCCGGGGCAAAAATCTTCCATCTCCGTTTCTTCTTGATGAAAGCAAAGCTGAATTTTTAGCTTTGCCTGAAGCTGGGCAGCTCAATTTTGGGGAAAAGGTccctatttcttttaaaaactaa
- the UAP1L1 gene encoding UDP-N-acetylhexosamine pyrophosphorylase-like protein 1 isoform X2: MGPPEEAMRERLERAGQPHLLRFWAELGPAEREALLGPLALLEPEELAAHCRLAAQAYARQQQPCPEKLDGRMEPLPPGSGDPEALQRWEEEGLWQISQGKVAALLLAGGQGTRLGVPYPKGMFDVGLPSHKTLYQIQAERIRKVEQLAGQKFGSRCLVPWYIMTSEFTLGPTEKFFRDHHYFNLDESNVILFEQRMLPAVSFDGKVILEEKGKIAMAPDGNGGLYRALVDHKILQDMQRRGVQFVHVYCVDNILVKMADPVFIGFCVSKGADCGAKVVEKAYPAEPVGVVCCVDGAVQVVEYSEIVAETAEERSPDGRLAYWAGNICNHFFSLDFLREVAENFVAFEVPREEEFSPLKNADTAARDTPTTARRSILSQHYRWAVKAGGRFVAEGGQPIPEKESFAQDEEPPAVCEISPLVSYFGEGLEKYIRGKNLPSPFLLDESKAEFLALPEAGQLNFGEKVPISFKN, from the exons ATGGGGCCGCCGGAGGAGGCGATGCGGGAGCGCTTGGAGCGCGCCGGCCAGCCCCACCTGCTGCGCTTCTGGGCCGAGCTGGGACCGGCGGAGCGGGAGGCGCTACTGGGGCCGCTGGCGCTGCTGGAGCCCGAGGAGCTGGCCGCGCACTGCCGCCTGGCGGCCCAGGCCTACGCCCGCCAGCAACAGCCATGCCCGGAGAAGCTGGACGGCCGCATGGAGCCCCTCCCGCCCGGCAGCGGCGACCCGGAGGCTCTGCAGCGGTGGGAGGAGGAAG GCCTCTGGCAGATCTCCCAGGGCAAGGTGGCGGCGCTGCTGCTGGCTGGCGGGCAAGGGACGCGTTTGGGGGTGCCCTACCCCAAGGGCATGTTCGACGTGGGCCTGCCCAGCCACAAGACCCTCTACCAGATCCAGGCCGAGAGGATCCGCAAAGTGGAGCAGCTGGCAGGCCAGAAGTTTGGCTCGCGGTGCCTGGTGCCCTG GTACATCATGACCAGCGAGTTCACGCTAGGGCCAACGGAGAAATTCTTCCGGGATCATCATTATTTCAACCTGGACGAGTCAAACGTCATCCTGTTTGAGCAGAGGATGCTGCCGGCCGTTTCCTTTGACGGGAAGGTGATCCTGGAGGAGAAGGGCAAGATCGCCATGGCGCCAG ATGGCAACGGTGGCTTGTATCGCGCCCTGGTGGACCACAAGATCCTGCAGGACATGCAGCGACGGGGCGTCCAGTTCGTGCACGTCTACTGCGTGGACAACATCCTGGTCAAAATGGCGGACCCCGTCTTCATCGGCTTCTGCGTCTCGAAAGGAGCAGATTGCGGGGCCAAG GTGGTGGAGAAAGCCTACCCGGCCGAGCCTGTCGGGGTGGTGTGTTGCGTGGACGGAGCCGTTCAGGTGGTGGAGTACAGCGAGATCGTTGCGGAAACGGCCGAGGAACGCAGTCCCGATGGCCGCTTGGCCTACTGGGCAGGAAACATCTGCAACCATTTCTTCAGCCTCGACTTCCTCCGGGAAGTAGCCGA GAACTTTGTCGCTTTTGAAGTCCCGAGGGAAGAGGAGTTCTCCCCCCTGAAGAACGCAGACACAGCTGCCAGGGACACGCCCACCACGGCACGACGGTCCATCCTGTCTCAGCATTACCGCTGGGCCGTCAAGGCGGGGGGAAGATTCGTGGCAGAGGGCGGGCAGCCGATCCCGGAAAAGGAGAG TTTCGCCCAAGACGAGGAACCACCTGCTGTGTGTGAGATCTCGCCTCTAGTCTCTTACTTTGGAGAG gggCTGGAAAAATATATCCGGGGCAAAAATCTTCCATCTCCGTTTCTTCTTGATGAAAGCAAAGCTGAATTTTTAGCTTTGCCTGAAGCTGGGCAGCTCAATTTTGGGGAAAAGGTccctatttcttttaaaaactaa
- the SAPCD2 gene encoding suppressor APC domain-containing protein 2 isoform X1, with protein sequence MSGGRLTSRELRCPPAAPLSAGRAPMAPERRAEGPPRAFLQSLRPLYDILDERRRGYVHLREIESRWLQPGGEAGPLPPGVLEGLRRAAPASGYLTFERFVLGLRLALLGPEADDGPGGKVAARAPGPPGGPPTPPLKRAPHASRSLERSSRGGRAEQQLQGKRAAGEASESRKPPREQVGTEGPCKEPRRQLSIRGERRRHTITHGVDYEMLKQMKELEKEKDFLLQGLELVEEARGWYHQQLHRLQGHQKQLAQSKGCQQEEESRIPLNHLVPQCLCQLLSLSSKPGNSSPTVSHSPPATLLGPTPSLGPQQTINMLKEQNRLLTKEVTEKGHRITQLEQEKSALIKQLFGARAKSTKDSDHLDSTFI encoded by the exons ATGAGCGGAGGGCGGCTGACGTCACGCGAGCTCCGCTGCCCGCCGGCCGCCCCATTGTCCGCCGGCCGAGCCCCGATGGCGCCGGAGCGCAGGGCGGAGGGTCCGCCGCGGGCCTTTCTGCAGAGCCTCCGCCCGCTCTACGACATCCTGGACGAGCGGCGGCGGGGCTACGTCCACCTGCGGGAGATCGAGTCCCGCTGGCTGCAGCCGGGCGGGGAAGCGGGGCCGCTGCCGCCGGGGGTCCTGGAGGGGCTACGCCGGGCGGCTCCGGCCAGCGGCTACCTGACCTTCGAGCGCTTCGTGCTGGGCCTCCGGCTGGCGCTCCTGGGCCCGGAGGCAGACGACGGCCCCGGCGGGAAAGTCGCGGCCCGAGCGCCCGGCCCCCCCGGCGGCCCCCCGACGCCGCCGCTGAAACGGGCCCCCCACGCCTCTCGGAGCCTGGAGCGGAGCAGCCGCGGCGGGCGGGCGGAGCAGCAGCTGCAGGGCAAGCGAGCCG CAGGAGAGGCCAGTGAGAGCCGGAAGCCGCCCAGGGAGCAGGTGGGAACCGAGGGTCCCTGCAAGGAGCCACGGAGGCAGCTGAGCATTCGAGGGGAAAGGCGGAGACACACTATCACCCACGGAGTGGATTACGAGATG CTGAAGCAGATGAAGGagctggagaaggagaaggacttCCTGCTGCAGGGGCTGGAGCTGGTAGAGGAGGCCCGGGGCTGGTACCACCAGCAGCTCCATCGCCTGCAGGGGCACCAGAAGCAGCTGGCGCAAAGCAAAGGCTGCCAG CAGGAAGAGGAGAGCCGGATCCCGCTGAACCATCTCGTCccccagtgcctctgccagctgcTCTCCCTCTCTTCCAAG CCTGGGAACTCAAGCCCCACCGTCTCCCACAGCCCGCCGGCCACTCTGCTGGGCCCCACCCCATCCCTAGGGCCACAACAGACCATCAACATGCTGAAAGAACAGAACAGGCTTCTCACCAAG gaggTGACAGAGAAAGGCCACCGGATCACCCAGCTGGAGCAGGAGAAGTCTGCCCTTATCAAGCAGCTCTTCGGTGCTCGGGCCAAAAGTACCAAGGACAGCGACCATCTGGACTCCACTTTTATTTAG
- the LOC116518862 gene encoding LOW QUALITY PROTEIN: ectonucleoside triphosphate diphosphohydrolase 2-like (The sequence of the model RefSeq protein was modified relative to this genomic sequence to represent the inferred CDS: deleted 1 base in 1 codon) encodes MGSQKAVAAALGALCLVAVVGLILLCVPTKDVPDPPDFKYGIVLDAGSSHTAMFVYKWPSNKENETGIVSQHSDCHVKGDGISSYFNKPPAAGESLVLCLDQALKDVPKARHGITPLYLGATAGMRLLNISKPQASDSILKAVTSTLKKYPFDFRGARILSGEDEGLFGWVTANYLLENFVKYGWIGRWIRPKKSTVGAMDLGGASTQITFETTAAIESPSNQVTLKLYGHQYKVYTHSFLCYGINEMYTRLTSKILKAKAYTLRLENPCWPQGFTRSFPMESIYGSPCVTLEKPTNYFPKAMVNMSGSGDPAQCLVYAESLFRFTNCSYSSCSFDGVFQPPVEGNFIAFSSFFHTVDFLRSVMKRQVATPNDLREGAEATCTTPWSELLKKGPKLEPFLQNYCSMATFVSLLLTRGYHFNNSTFPSIAFQKKIGDTTVGWALGYMLNLTNMIPAEEPGFRKGTPFGPWVGLIFLFVAILLGSLVSIFCLLKSSKDRGGV; translated from the exons ATGGGCTCCCAGAAGGCGGTGGCGGCGGCGCTGGGCGCGCTGTGCCTGGTGGCCGTGGTGGGACTCATCCTTCTCTGCGTGCCCACCAAGGACGTACCGGACCCGCCCGACTTCAAG TATGGGATCGTATTGGATGCGGGGTCTTCCCACACGGCCATGTTTGTCTACAAATGGCCGTCCAACAAGGAGAACGAAACTGGGATTGTCAGCCAGCACAGCGACTGCCACGTGAAGG GAGACGGCATCTCAAGCTACTTCAATAAACCACCGGCAGCCGGGGAGAGTTTGGTACTCTGCCTTGACCAGGCCCTGAAGGATGTCCCAAAAGCAAGGCATGGCATCACCCCCCTGTACTTGGGCGCCACGGCTGGCATGCGGCTGCTGAA CATTTCTAAACCGCAGGCTTCAGACAGTATCCTTAAAGCTGTGACCTCCACGCTGAAGAAATACCCCTTTGACTTCCGGGGAGCCAGGATCCTGAGTGGGGAGGACGAGGGCTTGTTCGGGTGGGTCACCGCTAACTACCTCCTGGAGAACTTTGTCAAG TACGGGTGGATCGGGCGCTGGATCCGCCCCAAGAAAAGCACGGTGGGGGCCATGGACCTGGGCGGGGCCTCCACCCAGATCACC TTCGAGACCACGGCGGCCATCGAGAGCCCCAGCAACCAGGTGACCCTGAAGCTGTACGGGCACCAGTACAAAGTCTACACACACAGCTTCCTCTGCTACGGCATAAACGAGATGTACACCAGGCTGACCTCCAAGATCCTGAAG GCTAAAGCTTACACCCTCCGACTGGAGAACCCCTGCTGGCCACAGGGATTCACGCGCAGCTTCCCCATGGAGAGCATCTATGGGTCGCCCTGCGTCACCTTGGAGAAGCCCACCAACTACTTCCCCAAGGCCATGGTGAACATGAGCGGCTCTGGAGACCCAGCCCAGTGCTTGGTGTATGCAGAGAGCCTCTTCCGGTTCACAAACTGCTCTTATTCTAGCTGCTCCTTTGACGGGGTCTTCCAGCCGCCCGTGGAGGGAAACTTCATC GCCTTCTCGTCATTTTTCCACACGGTGGATTTCCTTCGGTCAGTGATGAAAAGACAGGTAGCCACTCCAAATGACCTCAGAGAAGGCGCGGAGGCCACCTGTACcaccccctggagtgag CTGCTCAAGAAGGGGCCAAAACTGGAGCCCTTTTTGCAGAACTACTGTTCGATGGCCACCTTCGTCTCGCTGCTGCTCACCCGGGGCTACCACTTCAACAACTCCACCTTCCCCAGTATAGCCTTCCAGAAGAAG ATCGGGGACACGACCGTCGGCTGGGCCTTGGGCTACATGCTGAACCTGACCAACATGATCCCGGCGGAAGAGCCCGGCTTCCGGAAGGGCACCCCCTTTGGCCCATGGGTCGGCCTCATCTTCCTCTTCGTCGCCATCCTTCTGGGCAGTTTGGTCAGCATCTTCTGCCTGCTGAAGTCCTCCAAGGACCGAGGGGGGGTGTAG
- the SAPCD2 gene encoding suppressor APC domain-containing protein 2 isoform X2, whose product MSGGRLTSRELRCPPAAPLSAGRAPMAPERRAEGPPRAFLQSLRPLYDILDERRRGYVHLREIESRWLQPGGEAGPLPPGVLEGLRRAAPASGYLTFERFVLGLRLALLGPEADDGPGGKVAARAPGPPGGPPTPPLKRAPHASRSLERSSRGGRAEQQLQGKRAAGEASESRKPPREQVGTEGPCKEPRRQLSIRGERRRHTITHGVDYEMLKQMKELEKEKDFLLQGLELVEEARGWYHQQLHRLQGHQKQLAQSKGCQEEESRIPLNHLVPQCLCQLLSLSSKPGNSSPTVSHSPPATLLGPTPSLGPQQTINMLKEQNRLLTKEVTEKGHRITQLEQEKSALIKQLFGARAKSTKDSDHLDSTFI is encoded by the exons ATGAGCGGAGGGCGGCTGACGTCACGCGAGCTCCGCTGCCCGCCGGCCGCCCCATTGTCCGCCGGCCGAGCCCCGATGGCGCCGGAGCGCAGGGCGGAGGGTCCGCCGCGGGCCTTTCTGCAGAGCCTCCGCCCGCTCTACGACATCCTGGACGAGCGGCGGCGGGGCTACGTCCACCTGCGGGAGATCGAGTCCCGCTGGCTGCAGCCGGGCGGGGAAGCGGGGCCGCTGCCGCCGGGGGTCCTGGAGGGGCTACGCCGGGCGGCTCCGGCCAGCGGCTACCTGACCTTCGAGCGCTTCGTGCTGGGCCTCCGGCTGGCGCTCCTGGGCCCGGAGGCAGACGACGGCCCCGGCGGGAAAGTCGCGGCCCGAGCGCCCGGCCCCCCCGGCGGCCCCCCGACGCCGCCGCTGAAACGGGCCCCCCACGCCTCTCGGAGCCTGGAGCGGAGCAGCCGCGGCGGGCGGGCGGAGCAGCAGCTGCAGGGCAAGCGAGCCG CAGGAGAGGCCAGTGAGAGCCGGAAGCCGCCCAGGGAGCAGGTGGGAACCGAGGGTCCCTGCAAGGAGCCACGGAGGCAGCTGAGCATTCGAGGGGAAAGGCGGAGACACACTATCACCCACGGAGTGGATTACGAGATG CTGAAGCAGATGAAGGagctggagaaggagaaggacttCCTGCTGCAGGGGCTGGAGCTGGTAGAGGAGGCCCGGGGCTGGTACCACCAGCAGCTCCATCGCCTGCAGGGGCACCAGAAGCAGCTGGCGCAAAGCAAAGGCTGCCAG GAAGAGGAGAGCCGGATCCCGCTGAACCATCTCGTCccccagtgcctctgccagctgcTCTCCCTCTCTTCCAAG CCTGGGAACTCAAGCCCCACCGTCTCCCACAGCCCGCCGGCCACTCTGCTGGGCCCCACCCCATCCCTAGGGCCACAACAGACCATCAACATGCTGAAAGAACAGAACAGGCTTCTCACCAAG gaggTGACAGAGAAAGGCCACCGGATCACCCAGCTGGAGCAGGAGAAGTCTGCCCTTATCAAGCAGCTCTTCGGTGCTCGGGCCAAAAGTACCAAGGACAGCGACCATCTGGACTCCACTTTTATTTAG